In Nitrosopumilus sp. b3, one DNA window encodes the following:
- the dps gene encoding DNA protection during starvation protein, whose translation MSESNEPNVVGINVLKQNGLDVDELVKELIKNAAVEFTAYYYFTNLRAHCTGMEGEGLKGIIEDARLEDLSHFESCLERIYQLGGALPNDATEFIKMSGCEFLQLPANPTDHKAILEKCLKAEQGAIVNWNKICQMTLGKDPATYDIAKDILAEEIEHESWFLELIYGRPSGHMRRKFSGERPHTGKHSRALDMA comes from the coding sequence ATGTCTGAATCAAACGAACCAAATGTTGTTGGAATTAATGTTCTAAAACAAAACGGGTTAGATGTGGATGAATTGGTTAAAGAGTTGATAAAAAATGCAGCAGTTGAATTTACTGCATACTATTACTTTACCAATCTAAGAGCACATTGTACAGGTATGGAAGGTGAGGGATTAAAAGGAATAATCGAAGATGCAAGATTAGAAGATCTTAGTCACTTTGAATCATGCCTTGAGAGAATCTATCAACTAGGTGGAGCACTCCCAAATGATGCAACAGAATTTATCAAAATGTCTGGATGTGAGTTCTTACAGCTTCCAGCAAATCCAACAGATCATAAGGCAATTCTAGAGAAATGTCTCAAAGCAGAACAGGGCGCAATTGTCAATTGGAATAAAATTTGTCAAATGACATTAGGAAAAGATCCTGCAACATATGATATTGCAAAAGATATCTTAGCAGAGGAGATTGAGCACGAGTCTTGGTTCTTAGAACTAATCTACGGAAGACCATCAGGACACATGAGAAGAAAGTTTTCTGGTGAAAGACCACATACAGGAAAACACTCTAGAGCACTCGATATGGCTTAA
- a CDS encoding ATP-grasp domain-containing protein, translating to MQLLEFQAKELFREYGINLLKSISSTNIEDGRKHAKELGYPFVIKIQVPVGGRGKAGGIQKCQNDDEFELKYPQVMDLTIKGEKARAILLEKMADIKKELYLSLFLNRSKRCYTIIASAEGGVEIESVKNQIIKEVGLGYVSDELAKEVAKEMGLEGNTAEQFVDTLKKLSKLTIEKEAELVEINPLAIMQDDTIMALDGKFVTDDNSNFRHPELQKYQEKTEIEEQAEKSGFSLVELDGDIAVVGNGAGLVMSTLDMLSDNGGKPACFLDVGGGATTESVYEALTLISKLDRVKGILVNLYGGIVKTTVVAEAFLKAYEDNLIDLPVFARLKGTESDKAKEMLKGSRTKIFDSVEEAINAAVMGVKK from the coding sequence ATGCAATTACTAGAATTTCAGGCAAAGGAATTATTTCGTGAATACGGGATTAACCTACTAAAGAGCATATCATCTACAAATATCGAAGATGGTAGAAAGCATGCAAAAGAATTAGGCTATCCATTTGTTATTAAAATTCAGGTGCCAGTTGGAGGAAGAGGAAAAGCTGGCGGAATTCAAAAATGTCAAAATGACGATGAATTTGAATTAAAATACCCACAAGTAATGGACTTGACAATCAAAGGAGAAAAAGCAAGAGCAATTCTGCTTGAAAAAATGGCGGATATTAAAAAAGAGTTGTATCTGTCACTGTTTTTGAATCGTTCAAAAAGATGCTACACAATCATTGCTTCTGCAGAAGGCGGTGTAGAGATTGAATCAGTCAAAAATCAGATTATCAAAGAAGTTGGACTAGGATATGTTTCAGATGAACTTGCAAAAGAAGTTGCAAAGGAGATGGGATTGGAAGGAAATACTGCAGAACAATTTGTAGATACTTTGAAAAAATTATCAAAACTTACTATTGAAAAAGAGGCCGAGTTGGTAGAAATCAACCCACTTGCAATCATGCAAGACGATACAATCATGGCACTTGATGGCAAATTTGTAACAGACGATAACAGTAACTTTAGACATCCAGAACTACAAAAATATCAAGAGAAAACAGAGATTGAAGAGCAAGCAGAAAAAAGTGGATTTTCATTAGTGGAGTTGGATGGAGATATCGCAGTGGTAGGTAATGGGGCAGGATTGGTAATGTCAACCCTAGATATGTTATCAGATAATGGTGGAAAGCCAGCATGTTTCTTAGATGTAGGTGGCGGTGCAACGACCGAATCAGTGTATGAAGCATTAACTTTGATTAGCAAGTTAGATAGAGTAAAAGGAATTCTAGTAAATCTCTACGGAGGAATTGTAAAAACAACTGTAGTAGCTGAAGCATTTCTAAAAGCATATGAAGATAATTTAATTGACTTGCCAGTATTTGCAAGATTAAAGGGAACAGAGTCAGATAAAGCAAAAGAAATGTTGAAAGGTTCTAGAACCAAAATTTTCGATTCTGTTGAAGAGGCCATCAACGCTGCAGTAATGGGAGTAAAGAAATGA
- a CDS encoding CoA-binding protein — MTDIFEILKGKPGESDYENKGVIVQGITGSYGSLHAGKMLEYGTNIVAGVTPGKGDQTWNESVPIYNTMQEAVDATNAKISIIFVPAKFFLSAAKEALEAGIKLLVAIPEHVPIRDTMETLELANKKGAIVIGPNTPGIMIPELIKIGIMPPMPFKAGKIAVLSKSGTLLYEISDALTNAGFGQSITIGIGGDPINGTRLIDAFEMVKDIPDLEGIVVVGEIGGDSEEMLAQRIIDSGFNKPTVAYIAGRAAPKEKRMGHAGAIVMGNYGSAESKISMFNKANVPVAKRPAEVPVLLAGKMDKSD, encoded by the coding sequence ATGACAGATATTTTTGAAATATTAAAAGGTAAACCTGGAGAATCAGATTATGAAAATAAAGGAGTGATAGTTCAAGGAATTACAGGATCATATGGATCATTGCATGCAGGAAAAATGTTAGAGTATGGAACCAACATAGTAGCTGGTGTTACTCCAGGAAAAGGAGACCAAACATGGAATGAGAGCGTACCAATTTACAATACCATGCAAGAGGCAGTTGATGCTACCAATGCAAAAATCTCAATCATTTTTGTTCCAGCAAAATTCTTTCTATCAGCTGCAAAAGAAGCATTAGAGGCAGGAATTAAACTGCTAGTTGCAATTCCAGAGCATGTCCCCATCAGAGACACTATGGAGACATTAGAGCTTGCAAATAAAAAAGGAGCAATAGTAATCGGACCCAATACTCCGGGAATAATGATTCCAGAATTGATCAAAATAGGAATTATGCCACCAATGCCCTTCAAGGCAGGGAAAATTGCAGTCTTGTCAAAAAGTGGAACATTACTCTATGAAATTTCAGATGCACTAACCAATGCAGGATTTGGTCAATCAATTACAATTGGTATTGGAGGAGATCCAATTAACGGAACAAGACTAATTGATGCATTTGAGATGGTAAAGGACATTCCAGATTTGGAAGGAATTGTAGTTGTCGGAGAAATAGGCGGAGATTCTGAAGAAATGTTGGCACAAAGAATTATTGATAGTGGATTTAACAAGCCTACCGTAGCATACATCGCAGGGAGAGCAGCACCCAAAGAAAAGAGAATGGGGCATGCCGGTGCAATTGTAATGGGCAATTATGGCTCTGCAGAATCTAAAATTTCAATGTTTAACAAGGCAAATGTCCCTGTAGCAAAAAGACCCGCAGAAGTACCAGTGCTATTAGCTGGAAAAATGGACAAATCCGATTAG
- a CDS encoding 50S ribosomal protein L40e, with product MPITDPEKKRIAQQARLVMRICFKCGCRNDIGASRCRKCRNPYLRLKNRNLGVKK from the coding sequence ATGCCTATCACTGACCCAGAAAAGAAACGAATTGCCCAACAAGCACGACTTGTAATGAGAATTTGCTTCAAATGTGGATGTAGAAATGACATTGGTGCATCACGATGCAGAAAATGTAGAAACCCATACTTGAGATTAAAGAACAGAAACTTGGGCGTTAAAAAGTAG
- a CDS encoding site-specific integrase codes for MIKDQILDSRNIPQDEVAERQTDMGKQKLVTTNNTAKQQKISRKQRMLANPDVKRWYDNLARGSPLTADVRVRRLDKFCEIHEITPMELAELGMKDLRTVTNLLEDHITWMEEKDYAPGYIEDFVKSVKSWLREFDVDIRRKLKIRNQDYTPTLQNERVPNAEEMSEILSRATLRASVMISLMAKSGVRPEVIGNHDGTDGLRIKDLPDIVIHQGVAKCINAPNRIIVRRELSKARHQYFTFSTSSGTKKLLAYLNDRLASGEPLHGDSPVVAPDYVYKTNRGNNKNKPFLPTRQVSSVIRETFRPRFKWRPYVLRAYFDTELLIAESKGKIAHDFRAFFMGHKGTIEAKYTTNKGILPEILIKEMRESFKRSEEFLDLEITKEDPILQQKEEAQDAIQNATPEELGKVLEMLQTLNIGKTSQAKE; via the coding sequence TTGATCAAAGATCAAATACTAGATTCACGTAACATTCCACAAGATGAAGTCGCCGAGAGGCAGACCGATATGGGAAAACAGAAACTAGTAACAACGAACAACACTGCCAAACAACAAAAGATTTCAAGAAAACAACGAATGCTTGCAAACCCTGACGTCAAGAGATGGTACGACAACCTTGCAAGAGGAAGTCCGCTAACCGCCGATGTACGAGTTAGAAGACTGGACAAGTTCTGTGAAATCCATGAGATTACTCCTATGGAACTTGCAGAACTTGGAATGAAAGACCTGAGAACAGTAACTAATCTTCTAGAGGACCACATTACATGGATGGAAGAAAAAGACTATGCACCAGGATACATCGAAGATTTTGTAAAATCTGTAAAATCTTGGTTGCGTGAGTTTGACGTAGACATTAGAAGGAAACTGAAGATTCGAAATCAAGACTACACTCCAACACTGCAAAACGAGAGAGTTCCAAACGCAGAAGAAATGTCAGAAATTCTAAGCAGAGCAACACTGCGTGCATCTGTGATGATATCTCTCATGGCAAAGTCTGGCGTTCGTCCTGAAGTGATTGGAAATCACGACGGAACAGACGGACTGAGAATCAAAGACTTGCCAGACATTGTGATTCATCAAGGAGTTGCAAAGTGCATCAATGCTCCAAACAGAATCATCGTAAGACGAGAACTTTCAAAGGCAAGACACCAATACTTTACGTTCTCGACATCGTCAGGAACAAAGAAACTTCTTGCATACCTCAATGACAGGCTTGCATCCGGTGAACCACTGCACGGTGATTCTCCTGTTGTTGCGCCTGACTATGTCTACAAGACAAACAGAGGAAACAACAAGAACAAACCATTCTTGCCAACAAGACAGGTAAGCAGCGTAATACGAGAGACATTCCGTCCGAGATTCAAGTGGCGTCCATATGTTCTACGAGCATACTTTGACACAGAGTTACTCATTGCAGAATCCAAAGGAAAGATTGCACATGACTTTCGTGCATTTTTCATGGGACACAAAGGAACCATAGAAGCAAAGTACACGACAAACAAAGGAATTCTTCCAGAAATTCTCATCAAAGAAATGAGAGAGTCTTTCAAACGCTCTGAAGAATTTCTTGATCTTGAAATCACAAAAGAAGATCCAATTCTACAACAAAAAGAAGAAGCACAAGACGCAATACAAAACGCAACGCCGGAAGAACTTGGTAAGGTACTAGAGATGCTTCAGACTCTGAACATCGGTAAAACAAGCCAAGCCAAAGAGTAG
- a CDS encoding DUF87 domain-containing protein, producing MSETDSEYFDEIKDKISVLPDIDRKSIESLLESMLYSNDEQNEITKNWISDLVETKYAAHLLKSKTPVMKFPSREESEDEKFVETGTVMSGDVKMHKFFLSRVNLSENVLIVGRAGTGKSTLILKFISELSNNDIFWIIFDVKDDYKNLVAMYNATSVIDWNQMSFNPFTNVPPGMPKELWWKIFLDICSHSTGLYTATPNHIIEHLKELDEEKNGNFTLQDVIDLLDSKYESSSKRDDYTATAKNRLKAINTTFDSVFNCPFGWDISKLFRSRVIIRTFPLLFEDSSILIQAILMWEFYRRLFSQERFNRKFTYDTSMNDYFTMVILDEAHHVMSRQELSSVSIEKSAPPMSTFVSMGREFGLSILGATQMSHLLLGAFKDNSGTMMIGNIPDYEQRQNLGSSLGMDIDDSKVLGKLQKGTWCCKVLGRTDAFVLKSPMMDKGGLVAEAEIISRSKPFIDKLESERRELESRMFLAHVDKKKATTPEVGKDAWLVLNHLLEHPWDFQKKITTSLDLSPERMKIAKSQLKSRGLVEFVRFKIEREELHFILTRKALMLLKSLGKNPSRIAFWNLFNQMPSYEHRYLQFLIYIGLKDLGYVARSEFKVSEKRRVDVYAEGEKRIAVEIEKSTSDVESKVSVLADGLVDELVLLYTDENHLEKIKSKIESLDVSDDKIWIGLARDYVKILRDMKRDRVSGSESTRNEDNQSSSVPEDDTDQNWDRNKGETK from the coding sequence GTGAGCGAAACTGATTCTGAATATTTTGACGAGATAAAAGACAAGATCTCAGTGCTTCCTGACATCGACAGAAAGTCGATTGAATCCCTTCTGGAATCCATGCTCTATTCAAACGACGAGCAAAACGAGATAACAAAAAACTGGATTTCTGATTTGGTTGAAACAAAATATGCAGCACATCTGCTCAAGTCAAAAACTCCTGTGATGAAGTTTCCAAGCAGAGAAGAATCGGAAGATGAAAAGTTTGTCGAAACAGGAACCGTGATGTCTGGCGACGTGAAGATGCACAAGTTTTTTCTTTCAAGAGTCAATCTCTCTGAAAATGTTCTGATAGTTGGACGTGCAGGAACAGGAAAGTCTACTTTGATTTTGAAATTCATTTCTGAGTTGTCTAATAACGATATCTTTTGGATTATTTTCGATGTGAAAGACGATTACAAAAATCTCGTAGCAATGTATAATGCAACTTCAGTGATAGACTGGAACCAAATGAGTTTCAATCCTTTCACAAACGTTCCGCCTGGAATGCCAAAAGAACTCTGGTGGAAAATCTTTCTTGACATATGCTCCCACTCGACAGGCCTGTACACTGCAACGCCAAACCACATAATCGAACACCTGAAAGAACTTGACGAAGAAAAGAACGGAAACTTTACACTGCAAGACGTCATCGACCTCCTTGATTCAAAGTACGAAAGCTCGAGCAAGAGAGACGACTACACTGCGACTGCAAAGAACAGACTGAAGGCAATCAACACAACATTCGACTCGGTATTCAACTGTCCTTTCGGATGGGACATTTCTAAATTATTTCGGAGCAGAGTGATCATCAGAACATTTCCTCTATTGTTTGAGGATTCCAGCATTCTCATTCAGGCAATTCTGATGTGGGAGTTCTACAGAAGGCTGTTCTCGCAGGAGAGATTCAACCGGAAGTTTACCTACGACACAAGCATGAACGACTACTTTACAATGGTTATCCTAGACGAGGCGCACCATGTTATGTCCAGACAAGAACTGAGTTCAGTATCGATAGAAAAGTCGGCCCCACCTATGAGCACTTTTGTCAGTATGGGCCGTGAATTTGGCCTGTCTATATTGGGTGCAACACAGATGAGCCACCTTCTGCTTGGCGCATTCAAAGACAACTCTGGAACTATGATGATTGGAAACATTCCCGATTATGAACAGAGACAGAATTTAGGTTCGTCATTGGGTATGGACATAGATGATTCCAAAGTATTGGGAAAGTTGCAGAAAGGAACGTGGTGCTGCAAGGTCCTTGGAAGAACTGACGCATTTGTTCTAAAATCTCCGATGATGGACAAAGGCGGACTGGTTGCAGAAGCCGAAATAATCTCTAGGTCCAAACCGTTCATAGACAAACTGGAATCAGAACGCAGAGAACTTGAATCAAGAATGTTTCTTGCACACGTTGACAAGAAAAAAGCAACTACTCCAGAAGTTGGAAAAGACGCTTGGCTTGTTTTGAACCACTTGTTAGAACATCCTTGGGATTTTCAAAAGAAGATCACAACGTCGTTAGATCTTTCTCCTGAAAGAATGAAGATTGCAAAGTCACAGCTAAAGTCTAGAGGCCTTGTGGAGTTTGTCCGATTCAAAATAGAACGAGAAGAACTTCACTTCATTTTAACAAGAAAGGCTTTGATGCTTTTGAAGAGTCTTGGAAAAAACCCTTCGCGTATTGCATTCTGGAATCTGTTCAACCAGATGCCGTCATACGAACACAGGTACTTGCAGTTTTTGATATACATCGGACTTAAAGACCTTGGTTATGTTGCAAGAAGCGAGTTCAAAGTATCTGAGAAAAGAAGAGTGGATGTCTATGCAGAAGGAGAAAAAAGAATTGCAGTGGAAATTGAAAAATCAACTTCTGACGTAGAGTCAAAAGTGTCAGTGCTTGCTGACGGATTGGTAGATGAACTTGTGCTGTTGTACACCGATGAAAACCATCTTGAGAAAATAAAGTCCAAGATTGAAAGTCTTGATGTTTCAGACGATAAGATTTGGATTGGATTGGCCAGAGATTATGTAAAAATTCTAAGAGATATGAAAAGAGATAGAGTAAGTGGCTCAGAATCGACCAGAAACGAAGATAATCAAAGTAGTTCTGTGCCTGAAGATGACACAGACCAGAATTGGGACAGAAACAAGGGAGAAACCAAGTAG